One genomic region from Argentina anserina chromosome 2, drPotAnse1.1, whole genome shotgun sequence encodes:
- the LOC126782549 gene encoding transcription factor bHLH95, translating to MSEPDAGARGSDGWWANLSNSNDNYLLKSNSENSAGGENEGNDQLGKEKEMIEREEQREPEGELTAAPGKKILAKKRGSRVGGSSIKRHNGKANKGKGKTRSDEVMKQGRRDCISEDDHELHIYTERERRKKMRNMFSSLHALLPQLPSKADKSTIVDEAVSYIKRLEITLQSLQQQKRERMRSLPNTAINYNLTSVLMNSNDVAYDSRETFITSHALSNNLAAASTTTANGFNINLDFNPLNSTLSTNSLSTEPVVFETWTSPNVVLNMCQNGAQISVCTPKKPGIFSQICYILEKYKLVVITANVSSDSHHSMYMIQAKAISALDNQLLEMFPAPEIFKQAVTEINLCVVSNI from the exons ATGTCTGAACCAGATGCAGGAGCAAGAGGTTCAGATGGTTGGTGGGCTAATTTGTCCAATTCTAATGATAATTATCTATTGAAATCCAATTCTGAGAATTCGGCTGGTGGTGAAAATGAGGGGAATGATCAATTAGGGAAGGAGAAAGAAATGATAGAGAGGGAAGAGCAAAGAGAACCAGAGGGAGAGCTGACGGCTGCTCCGGGAAAGAAGATTCTAGCTAAGAAGCGAGGAAGCCGAGTCGGTGGCAGTAGTATCAAAAGGCATAACGGGAAGGCTAATAAGGGAAAGGGAAAAACGAGAAGTGATGAGGTGATGAAACAAGGACGACGGGACTGTATTTCTGAGGATGATCATGAGCTGCATATATACACTGAAAgagaaaggaggaagaagatgaggaaCATGTTTTCTAGCCTTCATGCTTTGCTTCCGCAACTTCCTTCCAAG GCTGACAAATCCACAATCGTTGATGAGGCAGTCAGCTACATAAAAAGGCTTGAAATCACTCTTCaatccttacaacaacaaAAGAGGGAGAGGATGCGAAGTCTGCCAAACACTGCAATCAACTACAACCTCACATCGGTACTTATGAACTCAAACGATGTAGCCTATGACTCTAGAGAAACCTTCATAACTTCCCATGCTTTGTCCAATAACCTGGCAGCTGCTTCTACTACCACTGCAAATGGATTCAACATCAATCTTGATTTCAATCCTTTAAACAGTACACTCTCAACCAACTCACTTTCTACTGAACCTGTAGTGTTTGAAACGTGGACTTCACCCAACGTCGTGTTGAACATGTGTCAAAATGGAGCACAAATTAGTGTTTGCACCCCAAAGAAGCCTGGTATATTTTCCCAGATTTGCTATATTTTGGAGAAGTACAAGCTTGTGGTGATAACAGCTAATGTTAGCTCAGACTCTCATCACAGTATGTACATGATTCAGGCAAAG GCAATCAGCGCTCTTGATAATCAGCTTCTGGAGATGTTTCCAGCACCAGAAATATTCAAGCAAGCCGTGACTGAGATAAATTTGTGTGTCGTCTCCAATATTTAA
- the LOC126785361 gene encoding U-box domain-containing protein 26: MPGSLEPLDLVGVQIPYHFRCPISLELMRDPVIISTGQTYDRHSIESWVATGNTTCPVTRTQLPDFTLIPNHTLRRLIQEWCVANRSFGVERIPTPKQPADPTLIRSLLSQAGSHSNPYPTRLAALRRLRGLARDLDKNRSVISSHINAREILVNIVFADSGPDSELNREALALLVMLPLAESDCVAVASDPDRVGFLARLMFHNSMEVRVNSAALIENLLAGSRTAELRAQISNVDDIHHGVIEILRNPLSHPRALKVGIKTLFALCLVKQTRDKAVAAGAPETLIDTLAEFEKCDSERALATIELLCRIPEGCAAFTAHALTVPLLVKTILKISDRATEYAAGALLSLCSESEQSQNDAVAAGIMTQLLLLVQSDCTDRAKRKAQLLLKLLRDSWPEDSVGNSDDFVRSDVVW; this comes from the coding sequence ATGCCAGGCAGTCTAGAGCCTTTGGATTTAGTCGGAGTTCAGATTCCCTATCATTTCCGGTGTCCGATTTCTTTAGAGCTCATGCGCGACCCGGTTATCATCAGCACCGGCCAGACATACGACCGCCACAGCATCGAGTCCTGGGTCGCCACCGGCAACACCACCTGCCCCGTCACCCGTACCCAACTCCCCGACTTCACACTCATCCCCAACCACACGCTCCGCCGCCTCATCCAGGAGTGGTGCGTCGCCAACCGCTCCTTCGGCGTCGAGCGAATCCCGACACCGAAGCAGCCCGCCGACCCGACTCTGATCCGGTCGTTGCTGTCCCAGGCCGGGTCGCACTCCAACCCTTACCCGACCCGGCTCGCCGCGCTGCGACGGCTGAGAGGACTGGCTCGCGATTTGGATAAGAACAGGTCTGTCATCTCCTCCCACATTAACGCGCGGGAAATCCTAGTCAACATCGTCTTCGCCGACTCCGGCCCCGACTCGGAGCTTAACCGCGAGGCGCTGGCGCTTCTGGTAATGCTGCCGCTGGCCGAGTCGGACTGCGTGGCAGTGGCGTCGGAcccggaccgggtcgggttccTGGCCCGGCTCATGTTCCATAATTCGATGGAGGTCCGAGTCAACTCGGCCGCGTTGATTGAGAATCTATTAGCTGGATCGCGGACGGCGGAGCTCCGAGCGCAGATAAGTAATGTCGATGATATCCACCACGGCGTGATTGAAATCCTCCGCAACCCATTATCCCATCCTCGGGCATTAAAAGTCGGGATCAAAACACTGTTTGCGTTGTGTTTGGTGAAGCAGACGCGGGACAAGGCCGTGGCGGCCGGAGCGCCGGAGACGCTGATCGACACGCTGGCGGAGTTCGAGAAATGCGACTCGGAGAGGGCGCTGGCCACGATAGAGCTGCTGTGCCGGATCCCGGAGGGGTGCGCGGCGTTCACGGCGCACGCGCTGACTGTGCCGCTGCTGGTGAAGACGATACTGAAGATCTCGGACAGGGCCACGGAGTACGCGGCGGGGGCACTGTTGTCATTGTGCTCGGAGTCGGAGCAGAGCCAAAACGACGCCGTGGCGGCGGGGATAATGACGCAGCTGTTACTGCTGGTGCAGAGTGATTGCACGGACCGGGCCAAGCGGAAGGCGCAACTTCTGCTCAAGCTTCTTCGGGATTCGTGGCCAGAAGATTCTGTCGGAAATTCTGATGACTTTGTTCGCAGCGACGTCGTTTGgtag
- the LOC126782550 gene encoding secreted RxLR effector protein 161-like yields MEQCSGGEVPMSKGDKLTKGQQPQTETEKENRKSKPYARLVGSLMYAQVCTRPDLAFVVGMLSRFQSNPGYEHWVAGKKVLRYLQKTKNHMLVYRQVNDLKVIGFSDSDFAGNYPDSKKSTCEYVYMLAGGAIAWKTMKHALITTSTMQAKYIAVYEAVCEGVWIRNFLQQTQVLSHIVEDELEVFCDNEAVVYFCKNNKRSSNSKHIDLKYYIVRERVKRGELVVLSIDTNSQLGDPFTKALPVKVFKKHIESIDILPNLDA; encoded by the coding sequence ATGGAACAGTGCTCTGGAGGAgaagttccaatgtctaaaggtGACAAGCTCACAAAAGGTCAACAGCCACAAACTGAAACTGAGAAGGAGAATAGGAAGTCAAAGCCTTATGCAAGATTAGTTGGAAGCCTCATGTATGCTCAAGTTTGCACAAGACCTGACTTAGCTTTTGTAGTTGGGATGTTATCAAGGTTTCAATCTAATCCAGGTTATGAACACTGGGTTGCAGGGAAAAAGGTGTTGAGGTATCTACAGAAGACAAAGAATCACATGCTAGTTTACAGACAAGTCAATGATTTGAAGGTTATTGGATTTTCAGATTCTGATTTTGCAGGGAATTACCCTGATTCAAAGAAGTCCACTTGTGAATACGTGTACATGCTAGCAGGAGGAGCTATTGCTTGGAAAACCATGAAGCATGCATTGATCACAACCTCAACCATGCAAGCTAAGTACATAGCAGTATATGAAGCAGTGTGTGAAGGGGTGTGGATAAGGAATTTTCTACAGCAGACTCAAGTACTCAGTCACATTGTGGAAGACGAATTGGAAGTTTTTTGTGACAATGAGGCAGTTGTGTACTTTTGCAAGAACAATAAGAGATCTAGTAATTCTAAGCATATAGATTTAAAGTATTACATTGTTAGGGAGAGGGTTAAAAGGGGTGAGTTAGTGGTTCTAAGTATAGATACAAACTCACAACTAGGTGATCCTTTCACAAAAGCATTACCAGTTAAAGTGTTCAAGAAACACATTGAGAGCATAGACATTTTGCCTAACTTAGATGCTTGA
- the LOC126782552 gene encoding uncharacterized protein LOC126782552 encodes MNDKIDYCFQEDRPETPAEDDKTTVKANYKKWMHSNMMAKNVIRQSMSKSIRGCVAEPEFATDVLEAVSAKFMESEKAEIARLNKEYHSLQYSGTGGVREHLLKLININNRLKEMMMGVQDTLLVHHALDTLPSSFDHLRTSYNAQKENWTLDELIVICSDEKERTKKQTPTIYLLEKPKKRKSHPQQNKLKPNKIISKTSATTWPKDNKPFRFKCYFCKKGFKKTRTPRSEDVSLCVGNGMKVAVKDAGCLRLDLGSGKFLALN; translated from the exons ATGAATGATAAGATAGACTATTGTTTTCAAGAGGATAGACCTGAAACCCCAGCAGAAGATGATAAAACCACAGTCAAAGCTAACTATAAGAAGTGGATGCATTCAAACATGATGGCTAAGAATGTTATTAGGCAGTCTATGTCCAAAAGCATTAGAGGATGCGTGGCTGAGCCGGAATTTGCTACTGATGTTCTGGAGGCCGTGTCAGCTAAGTTCATGGAGAGTGAGAAAGCTGAGATAGCTAGGCTAAACAAAGAATATCATAGCCTGCAATACTCAGGAACTGGAGGAGTCAGAGAACATTTATTAAAGTTGATTAATATTAACAATAGGCTTAAAGAGATGATGATGGGAGTACAAGACACCTTGCTGGTGCATCATGCACTGGACACACTCCCAAGCAGTTTTGACCATCTCAGGACTAGCTATAATgctcaaaaggaaaactggacTCTAGATGAACTAATAGTCATTTGTTCTGATGAGAAGGAGAGGACTAAGAAGCAAACCCCAACTATTTACCTGCTTGAAAAGCCTAAGAAAAGGAAGTCACATCCACAACAGAACAAGCTTAAGCCtaacaagatcatctctaagaCATCAGCAACTACATGGCCAAAGGATAACAAACCATTCAGATTCAAGTGCTACTTTTGTAAGAAA GGGTTCAAAAAGACCAGAACTCCAAGAAGTGAGGATGTTAGCTTGTGTGTTGGAAACGGGATGAAGGTGGCAGTAAAAGATGCAGGATGTCTTAGGCTTGATTTAGGATCTGGAAAATTTCTAGCTTTGAATTAA